One genomic segment of Oreochromis aureus strain Israel breed Guangdong linkage group 9, ZZ_aureus, whole genome shotgun sequence includes these proteins:
- the LOC120441696 gene encoding uncharacterized protein LOC120441696, with translation MDQDRTRALGCEFVLNVPSASHMGGVWERQIRTIRSILITMLDKSASRLDTTTLRTFLYETMAIINSRPLSVEHLHDPTGPEPLTPNHILTMKSSVILPPPGQFCKEDLYLHKRWRRVQFLANEFWQRWKREYLLNLQQRQKWQKTSRNLQADDIVILKDDSAPRNRWKLARVVEALPSTDGKFSRRKGVMAYRRTGDGEAEERKLK, from the exons ATGGATCAAGACCGTACAAGGGCGCTTGGTTGTGAATTTGTGCTGAATGTCCCATCAGCTAGTCATATGGGAGGAGTTTGGGAGCGCCAGATTCGAACAATCCGAAGCATCCTGATAACTATGCTTGACAAGTCTGCCAGCAGACTTGACACCACAACTCTAAGAACGTTTCTGTATGAAACAATGGCCATAATCAACAGCAGGCCACTAAGTGTCGAGCATCTTCACGATCCTACTGGTCCTGAACCCCTCACTCCTAACCACATTCTAACCATGAAATCATCTGTAATTCTGCCACCTCCTGGACAGTTCTGCAAAGAAGACCTCTATCTGCACAAAAGGTGGAGAAGAGTGCAGTTTTTGGCCAATGAATTTTGGCAACGATGGAAACGAGAATACCTGCTAAACCTCCAACAACGACAGAAATGGCAGAAGACGTCACGAAACTTGCAAGCAGATGACATTGTAATATTAAAGGATGACAGTGCACCAAGAAACCGGTGGAAGCTTGCAAGGGTTGTGGAAGCCCTGCCCAGCACAGATGGCAAG TTCTCACGGCGTAAAGGCGTAATGGCGTATCGGCGTACTGGTGATGGTGAAGCTGAGGAGAGAAAGCTCAAGTAA